In Pseudomonas sp. PDNC002, the DNA window CTGAAGGTGCGCAGGACGATGTCGTAGTTGGCCGGGTTGAACAGGGCCTTGTAGTTGGCCAGGGTCAGCTCCGGCGTCACCGCCATGGTGAAGTCGTCGAAGGTGTAGAAGCTCTGCCAGAGCAGGGCGAACAGCGAGCCGATGTAGATCACCCCGAACCACAGCAGCGGCGGGATCAGCAGCATCAACAGGTAGAGCGTGCTGCGCCGGTAGAGGAAGCTGGAGATCGCCCTCATGACGGCGGCTCTTCCAGCAGCGGCACCAGCGCGCTGCGCGCCCAGCAGGCGGTTACCGCGTCGCCCGGTTTTGGCCGCCGCTCCTCGCGTTCGCCGTTGGGCAGGGCGGCGACCAAGCGCACGCCGTTTTCCAGTTCGATCTCGTAGCGGCTGCTGGCGCCCATGTATTGCACGTCGAACAGCGTGCCGCTGACTTCCAGCTCGCCTTCGCCGGCGCGGCCGAAGCGTACGTGCTCCGGGCGCAGCGAGTGCGGGCGCGCCTCGCCGAGCAGGCGCTGGGCGAGGTCGCCGCGCAGCACGTTGGCAGTGCCGACGAACTCGGCAACGAAGCGCGTGGCGGGGCGACGGTAGAGGTTGCCCGGGGTGTCGACCTGCTCGATGCGGCCCTTGTTGAACACGGCTACGCGGTCGGACATGGACAGCGCTTCGCTCTGGTCGTGGGTGACGAAGATGAAGGTGATGCCGAGCTGGCGCTGAAGTTTCTTCAGCTCCACCTGCATCTGCTCGCGCAATTTCAGGTCCAGCGCGCCCAGGGGTTCGTCCAGCAGCAACACGCGTGGGCGGTTGACCAGCGCTCGGGCCAGGGCCACGCGCTGGCGCTGACCGCCGGAAAGCTGCGCGGGCTTGCGCTTGCCGTAGCCGGCCAGGGCGACCATGCCCAGGGCTTCCTCGGCGCGGTGGTAGCGTTCGGTCTTCGCCACGCCTTTCACCTTCAGGCTGTAGGCGACGTTATCCAGCACGTTCATGTGCGGGAACAGTGCGTAGTCCTGGAACACCGTGTTCACGTCGCGCTCGTAGGGCGGCAGGCCCGCCGCTTCCACGCCATGGATGCGGATGGAGCCGGAGGTGGGCTGCTCGAAGCCGGCGATCAGCCGCAGGCAGGTGGTCTTGCCCGAGCCGGACGGGCCGAGCATGGAGAAGAACTCGCCGTCGCGGATCTCGATGGACACGCGGTCGACGGCGCGCACCTCGCCATAGTGACGGCTCACGTCGGTGAACTGGACGGCTGTGGTCATGCTGCGGGCTACCTGCGTGGCGGGGGCTGCATCAGAAAAGGTAGCGCATGGGGGCGGGGGTGCTTGCCGACTTGCCGGCGAGGTGGGGCATTTGTACCAGCGACAGTTTTATGGACAGGTCCTGCGCCAACGCATCCCCTCACCCCAGCCCTCTCCCTTGGGGAGAGGGAGCCGTTCGTGCCGGCTGATGGCAAGGTTTCATCCTGCACCGAACGGTCCCCTCTCCCGCGTGCGGGAGAGGGTTAGGGTGAGGGGCTTTTGATCCAGCAGGGGCATCACCTCCCACCCATGATCGCAATGTAGTCCTGCGTCCAGCGGCTATACGGCACGCACTGTCCCTGAGCGCACTTGGCCTGCGGCGTCTTCCAGAAGGCAATACGGTCGAACTGGTCGTAGCCGTTGGTGGCGCAACCCTGGGCACCCAGCAATTGGCTGCCGGTGCAACCGTCGGGCGAGGCGGGCACCGAGCCGAACCAGGCGGCGACGTCACCCTGCACCTTGGGCTCCAGCGACCAGTTCAGCCACTTGTAGGCGCACACCGGGTGCTTGGCGTCGACGTGCATCATGGTGGTGTCGGCCCAGCCGGTGACGCCTTCGCCGGGGATGGTCGAGGCGATCGGCTGCTTCTCGCCCTGCAGCGCGTTCACCTGGTAGGGCCAGGAACCGGAGGCGGCGACGCCTTCGTTCTTGAAGTCGCTCATCTGCACCGTCGCGTCGTGCCAGTAGCGGTGGATCAGCTTCTGCTGTTCGCGCAGCAGCTTGAGGGCGGCGGCGTACTGTTCTTCGTTGAGCTCGTACGGGTCCTGGATGCCCAGCGCGGGCTGGGTGGCCTTCAGGTAGAGCGCCGCGTCGGCGATGTAGATCGGCCCGTCGTAGGCCTGCACACGGCCCTTGTTGCTCTTGCCGTCGGGCAGCTTCTGCTCGGTGAACACCACGCTCCAGCTATCCGGTGCCTTGGGGAAGACCTTGGTGTTGTACATCAATACGTTCGGCCCCCACTGGTACGGCGTGCCGTAGTGCTTGCCGTCCACCGTGTGCCAGGGCGCGTCCTGCAGGCGCTTGTCGACGTTTTTCCAGTTGGGCACCAGGGCGATGTTGATCGGCTGCACGCGCTTGCCGTAGACCAGCCGTAGCGATGCGTCGCCGGAGGCGGTGACCAGGTCGTAGCCGCCCTTGGCCATCAGGCTGACCATCTCGTCGGAAGTGGCGGCGGTCTTCACGTTGACCTTGCAGCCGCTGTCCTTCTCGAACTGGCTGACCCAGTCGTAGTTCTTGTCGCTTTCGCCGCGTTCGACGTAGCCGGGCCAGGCAATGATGTCGAGGGCGCCCTCTGGCTGGCCGAGTTGCTTGAGCGCCTCGGCGGCCTGCAACGAGCCACTTGAAAGCAGGCTGACGCCGGCAAAGGCCAGCGCCGCGACTTTCGCTGAAAACATTTGCACTGATGACATGGACGGACTCCTGTTGTTCTTCGTTGTGGGAGCCACTGCGGAACCAGCGCGCAGAAAAATGGCACCTCCGTTGACCGCTGCATGTCCATAGCGAATGGGCACGCTCTTGCAGCGTAGTTCCGGCCCCAGGGGCTGACAAGAAAGCCCCCGGCGCCCCGCAAAGCCCCGTCATCTGGCGCTCGCGGCCCCAAACGGGGCGGGCCGGGGCCAACGGCCGACAAAAGCGCACCGAGCTGGTGCGAGGCGTACCGGCAGCCTTTGCAAGTCATTGAACCAACAGGAAATCGACCTCTGGCACGGGCCTTGCGATGGCCTTCCCAGCCGAGGACGAGCGGCAACAAGGAGTAGAAGATGGCTCGGGTGTTCTATGACGAAATGCATGACGCCGCTGGCGCCTGCCGACCGCACTACACAGAATTTTCCCGCTGGCTGGCGGACATGCCCGGCGAGCAGCTGCAACAGCGCCGTCGCGAGGCCGACCTGCTGTTCTACCGCGCAGGCATCACCTTCACTCTCTATGGCGACGACCAGGGCACCGAGCGCCTGATCCCCTTCGACACCATCCCGCGCAGCATCCCCGCCAGCGAGTGGCGGACCATCGAGGCCGGCTGCATCCAGCGCGTACAGGCGCTCAACCTGTTTCTCGCCGACCTCTACCACGACCAGCGCATCCTCAAGGAAGGCCTTATCCCGCCCGAGCAGGTCCTGGCCAACGACCAGTACCAACTGGCGATGCAGGGCCTGGACGTGCCCGGCAATGTCTACGCGCATATCGCCGGCATCGACCTGGTGCGCGACGGCAACGGCGCCTACTACGTGCTCGAGGATAACCTGCGCACCCCCAGCGGCGTCTCCTACATGCTGGAAAACCGCAAGATGATGATGCGGCTGTTCCCCGAGCTGTTCTCCGCCCAGCGCATCGCGCCCATCGACCACTACCCGAACCTGCTGCTGGACACCCTGCGCAACTCCAGCCCGCTGGATAACCCCAGCGTGGTGGTGCTGACGCCGGGTCGCTTCAACAGCGCCTACTTCGAGCACGCCTTCCTGGCCCGCGAGATGGGCGTGGAACTGGTGGAGGGCGCCGACCTGTTCGTCCGCGACGAGCGCGTCTACATGCGTACCACCGCTGGGCCGCAGCAGGTGGACGTGATCTACCGGCGCATCGACGACGACTTCC includes these proteins:
- a CDS encoding circularly permuted type 2 ATP-grasp protein codes for the protein MARVFYDEMHDAAGACRPHYTEFSRWLADMPGEQLQQRRREADLLFYRAGITFTLYGDDQGTERLIPFDTIPRSIPASEWRTIEAGCIQRVQALNLFLADLYHDQRILKEGLIPPEQVLANDQYQLAMQGLDVPGNVYAHIAGIDLVRDGNGAYYVLEDNLRTPSGVSYMLENRKMMMRLFPELFSAQRIAPIDHYPNLLLDTLRNSSPLDNPSVVVLTPGRFNSAYFEHAFLAREMGVELVEGADLFVRDERVYMRTTAGPQQVDVIYRRIDDDFLDPLAFNPDSMLGVPGLLAAYRAGNVVLANAIGTGVADDKSVYPYVPEMIRFYLDQEPILHNVPTWQCRRPQDLSHVLAHLPELVVKEAQGSGGYGMLVGPAATTAEIEAFRARLMARPEAYIAQPTLSLSTCPTFVENGIAPRHIDLRPFVLSAPDNVRLVPGGLTRVALREGSLVVNSSQGGGTKDTWVVED
- a CDS encoding ABC transporter ATP-binding protein — encoded protein: MTTAVQFTDVSRHYGEVRAVDRVSIEIRDGEFFSMLGPSGSGKTTCLRLIAGFEQPTSGSIRIHGVEAAGLPPYERDVNTVFQDYALFPHMNVLDNVAYSLKVKGVAKTERYHRAEEALGMVALAGYGKRKPAQLSGGQRQRVALARALVNRPRVLLLDEPLGALDLKLREQMQVELKKLQRQLGITFIFVTHDQSEALSMSDRVAVFNKGRIEQVDTPGNLYRRPATRFVAEFVGTANVLRGDLAQRLLGEARPHSLRPEHVRFGRAGEGELEVSGTLFDVQYMGASSRYEIELENGVRLVAALPNGEREERRPKPGDAVTACWARSALVPLLEEPPS
- the ydcS gene encoding putative ABC transporter substrate-binding protein YdcS, with protein sequence MFSAKVAALAFAGVSLLSSGSLQAAEALKQLGQPEGALDIIAWPGYVERGESDKNYDWVSQFEKDSGCKVNVKTAATSDEMVSLMAKGGYDLVTASGDASLRLVYGKRVQPINIALVPNWKNVDKRLQDAPWHTVDGKHYGTPYQWGPNVLMYNTKVFPKAPDSWSVVFTEQKLPDGKSNKGRVQAYDGPIYIADAALYLKATQPALGIQDPYELNEEQYAAALKLLREQQKLIHRYWHDATVQMSDFKNEGVAASGSWPYQVNALQGEKQPIASTIPGEGVTGWADTTMMHVDAKHPVCAYKWLNWSLEPKVQGDVAAWFGSVPASPDGCTGSQLLGAQGCATNGYDQFDRIAFWKTPQAKCAQGQCVPYSRWTQDYIAIMGGR